In Seriola aureovittata isolate HTS-2021-v1 ecotype China chromosome 17, ASM2101889v1, whole genome shotgun sequence, a genomic segment contains:
- the grid2ipa gene encoding delphilin isoform X4, whose protein sequence is MLEEIMNCCLRIFIPKKHRERFDEVVSQSLMSRLKGRSFSDPSRNRLRRSRSEDHPERLLVSTRASSVPRTHAEEGVVPPARGMRKTTSLIAGHSSGTTTNCRTVRVCKGNMSFGFTLRGHAPVWIDSVIPGSPADKAGLKPGDRILFLNGLDMRTSSHEKVVSMLQGSGAMPTLVVEDGPPTFTLAEQDLAGGGVPTERARSPALSSLQWVAEILPPSIRVQGRTFGQQLEHLLTIQEKYTICKALENFFQHRNVDTLIVDVFPVLDTPAKQVIWQFVYQLLTYEEQEHCQSKISRFLGYKPPVPPPPPPPPPPPEPEVAPEPHRRSSSMRVTGTTYRSSVRGRSSDDLVIGTHLGMGFRAEPVLETGMRLAPGERQSGDGTSLPETPNNLTNLSAVYAELENMYSAKRSKSLKSRPPPAPESLLDLEPPSRSASPTIHANTGSRKGPPPPTSWPEPLPSPPASQFYPSGLTSQTSGESNPYISLDSPPPSPPEPVDFPSSPPAHRSSKRRYTFSKPPRSEDTDRFLDALSEQLGQRVAIIDDFLTPENDYEEDIVQMGFPDEEDEDNEEELVVDEEENGGFVAPELSSPSDVQSSSGEENASSLTYSSSSDHIPPPPMTPPPPPPVQFNDPPPPPPAPAQAQPQQQQQQQQQQQLNYTPEHSPRTYVPIRRKSGPPPPPPPRSNPPPKRHSLHKVLPTKEDLQVHATIQELKAYQEQQVYQERQVYEEQQAYKERQVYEEQQAYKERQAYEKQKAFEEQQLFQEQQAYQEQQAYQEKIFKERQAYEEQKAYEEQKAFEEQQMYQEQQAYQDRQVYEQRQAYQEQKAYEQRQAYKEQKAFEELQAFQEQKAYEERKAYEERQVYEERQVYDERQVYEEQQAYQEQQMQQIYQSHHSMPAQPTQPKSHSPLPLQQLHQSLPPLPSPDSTHQHANHPLYMIRQAQQQQAHQSHHHRRQSRSAPPPHQPSPQPTAHPSQQGQYAEGIYQSHQGLRSHPHHSSAEMLHQMHQAPAHHSSAEMLHQLQQSQAHHSSAEMLQQMQQAHAHYSSSEMLHQIHKSKAHHSSTELLHQAQQMQQMQPHHSSTELLHQAHQMHRGQPHHSSTELLQQMHKPQAHHSSTELLHQVHQMHQPKPHHSSTELLHQAQQEPASLPVQLKRDSHSHQSRRSLKGHHQTQVSPQGRHQEQQIHQTHHPQPTKPSPQRPHSIQQTHHHASTPQIHHIHHMTPQPPPQDYQHQIHVIHPPQQPHRPQPLLSTFQPLQPHQPTLSTFQPLPQHHQSPHQVQPSAQAARPQSQPSHHLLQSQHQPQSQSSHHKQCHSPSQPQSLPHSLSDPTEHHEPPPPPPLPPPCSPPPLPRPSLSRMDSNHMSVKRLRWEQVENSEGTIWGQLGANSDYDKLHDMVKYLDLELHFGTQKSSMPAPEPSLQSETFKKKDVIEILSHKKAYNASILIAHLKLSPGELRQVLMNMATDRLEPSHIKQLLLYAPDAEEVKKYEEYRQDPSKLSEPDQFVLQMLSVPEYKTRLQSLLFKCSLQEKTEELRGAYDCIYKASMELKTSKKLAKILEFVLAMGNYLNNSQPKTNKTTGFKINFLTELSTTKTVDGKSTFLHILVKSLCQHFPDVLDFSKDLTMVPLAAKAVNQRTITSDLNDLHTTIQDIRSACQKMPATAEDRFAVVMSNFLENSHPALQSLESLQQRAMEEFSKTASYFGEDSKATNTEAFFGIFAEFMSKFERALGDHQAAENLKSPRSPRMASPLAW, encoded by the exons ATGCTGGAAGAAATTATGAACTGCTGCCTCAG GATCTTCATTCCCAAGAAGCACCGGGAGCGTTTTGACGAGGTGGTTTCCCAGAGCCTGATGAGCCGGCTCAAGGGGCGGAGCTTCAGTGACCCTAGCCGTAACCGCCTTCGCCGCAGCCGGAGTGAGGATCACCCTGAACGCCTTCTGGTCTCCACCCGCGCCAGCTCAGTGCCACGCACCCACGCAGAGGAAGGCGTGGTCCCCCCCGCCCGCGGCATGCGAAAGACCACCTCCCTCATAGCCGGCCACTCCAGTGGCACGACCACCAACTGCAG GACAGTGAGAGTGTGCAAGGGCAACATGAGTTTTGGCTTCACTCTTAGAGGCCATGCTCCAGTGTGGATCGATTCCGTCATCCCTG GCAGCCCAGCAGACAAGGCAGGTCTAAAACCAGGAGACCGTATCCTGTTTCTCAACGGACTGGACATGAG GACCTCCTCCCACGAGAAGGTGGTGTCCATGCTGCAGGGGAGTGGTGCCATGCCCACTCTGGTAGTGGAGGATGGTCCACCTACTTTCACCCTGGCAGAACAGGACCTCGCAGGGGGTGGTGTTCCCACAGAACGCGCCCGTTCCCCTGCGCTCAGCTCCCTGCAGTGGGTGGCAGAGATTCTGCCTCCCAGTATCAGGGTTCAGGGCCGCACCTTCGGACAGCAGCTGGAGCACCTGCTGACCATCCAGGAGAAGTATACTATCTGCAAGGCGTTGGAGAACTTCTTCCAGCACAG gaaTGTTGACACTCTGATCGTGGATGTGTTCCCGGTGCTGGATACTCCAGCCAAACAGGTGATCTGGCAGTTTGTTTACCAGTTGCTGACATACGAGGAACAGGAGCACTGCCAGAGCAAGATCTCCCGCTTCCTTGGATACAAACCACCAg ttccaccaccaccaccaccacctcccccaccTCCGGAGCCTGAGGTTGCCCCTGAACCCCACCGCCGTAGCAGCTCCATGAGGGTAACAGGGACCACGTACAGGAGCAGTGTGAGGGGACGTAGCTCTGATGACCTGGTCATTGGCACACACTTGGGCATGG GCTTCCGTGCAGAGCCAGTGCTGGAGACAGGGATGAGGTTGGCTCcaggagagagacagtcagGAGATGGTACCTCCCTACCTGAGACTCCTAACAATCTCACCAAT CTGTCAGCAGTGTACGCTGAACTGGAGAACATGTATTCAGCCAAGAGGTCCAAGTCTCTGAAGAGCCGCCCTCCTCCTGCCCCTGAGAGCTTGCTGGATCTGGAACCTCCTTCACGCTCAGCCTCCCCTACAATACATGCTAACACAG GTAGCCGTAAAggccccccaccccctacaTCCTGGCCGGAACCTCTCCCTAGCCCCCCTGCTTCCCAGTTCTACCCATCAGGCTTGACAAGCCAGACCAGTGGAGAGTCTAATCCCTACATCAGCTTGGACAGTCCCCCACCCTCACCTCCAGAGCCTGTTGATTTCCCATCTAGTCCCCCAGCCCATCGCAGCAGCAAGCGACGCTACACCTTCTCCAAACCACCCCGTTCAGAAGACACAGATCGCTTTCTGGATGCACTGAGTGAGCAGCTGGGACAGAGGGTGGCCATCATTGATGACTTTCTGACTCCTGAGAATGACTATGAGGAG GATATTGTGCAGATGGGCTTCCcagatgaggaagatgaggataATGAAGAAGAGTTAGTGgtggatgaagaagaaaatggaggaTTTGTGGCCCCAGAGCTGAGCAGCCCGAGTGACGTTCAAAGCAGCAGCGGAGAGGAGAATGCCTCCTCACTCACTTATTCCTCATCCTCTGACCACATCCCCCCTCCCCCGAtgactcctcctccacccccgCCTGTTCAGTTCAATGACCCGCCTCCCCCACCTCCAGCACCTGCACAGGCTCAGcctcagcagcaacagcagcagcagcagcagcaacagcttaACTACACCCCAGAACATTCCCCAAGAACATATGTGCCCATTCGCCGGAAATCTGgaccccctccaccacctccaccccgCAGTAACCCACCACCTAAACGCCACTCTCTCCACAAAGTGCTTCCCACAAAAGAGGACTTACAGGTTCATGCTACCATACAAGAGCTAAAAGCCTACCAAGAGCAACAAGTATACCAGGAGAGACAAGTCTATGAGGAGCAACAAGCATACAAGGAGAGACAAGTCTATGAGGAGCAACAAGCGTACAAGGAGAGGCAGGCGTATGAAAAACAGAAAGCCTTTGAAGAACAGCAACTGTTCCAGGAGCAGCAGGCCTACCAGGAACAACAAGCCTATCAGGAGAAAATCTTCAAAGAGAGACAAGCTTATGAAGAGCAGAAAGCATATGAGGAGCAAAAAGCTTTCGAAGAGCAACAAATGTACCAGGAGCAACAAGCCTATCAAGATAGACAAGTATACGAGCAACGTCAAGCCTACCAGGAACAAAAAGCGTACGAACAGCGTCAAGCCTACAAGGAGCAAAAAGCATTTGAAGAGCTCCAAGCCTTCCAGGAGCAAAAAGCCTATGAGGAGCGTAAAGCTTATGAGGAGCGCCAGGTCTACGAGGAGCGCCAGGTCTACGACGAGCGCCAGGTCTACGAGGAGCAACAAGCGTATCAAGAGCAACAGATGCAACAGATTTACCAGAGTCACCACTCGATGCCTGCCCAGCCAACACAGCCGAAATCCCACTCACCACTTCCCCTCCAACAACTGCACCAGTCCTTACCCCCACTCCCCTCTCCAGACTCCACCCATCAACACGCCAACCATCCCCTCTATATGATCCGCCAAGCACAGCAGCAACAGGCCCACCAGAGCCATCACCACCGACGGCAGTCTCGTTCAGCCCCTCCTCCACACCAGCCGTCACCCCAACCGACAGCCCACCCTAGTCAACAAGGTCAGTACGCTGAGGGCATCTACCAAAGTCATCAGGGCCTGAGATCCCACCCTCACCATTCTTCAGCGGAGATGCTCCACCAGATGCACCAAGCCCCAGCCCATCACTCCTCTGCCGAGATGCTCCACCAGTTGCAACAATCCCAGGCCCACCACTCATCTGCTGAGATGCTCCAGCAAATGCAGCAAGCCCATGCCCACTACTCATCTTCAGAAATGCTCCACCAGATCCACAAATCCAAGGCCCATCATTCTTCAACAGAGCTTCTGCACCAAGCTCAGCaaatgcagcagatgcagcCTCACCACTCCTCAACAGAACTTCTCCATCAAGCTCATCAGATGCATCGGGGTCAACCGCACCATTCGTCCACTGAGCTGCTCCAGCAAATGCACAAGCCCCAGGCCCACCActcctccacagagctgctccaTCAAGTCCATCAGATGCACCAACCCAAGCCCCATCACTCCTCCACGGAGCTTCTGCATCAAGCCCAGCAGGAGCCTGCCTCCCTCCCAGTTCAACTAAAACGGGACAGCCACTCACACCAGAGCCGCAGAAGTCTCAAAGGTCATCATCAAACCCAAGTGTCACCTCAAGGGAGACACCAAGAGCAGCAGATCCACCAAACCCATCACCCCCAGCCCACCAAACCCTCCCCCCAGAGACCCCACTCTATCCAGCAGACCCACCACCACGCCAGCACCCCTCAGATCCACCACATCCACCACATGACCCCACAGCCCCCTCCGCAGGATTACCAACACCAGATTCATGTCATCCACCCTCCCCAGCAGCCCCACAGGCCCCAGCCTCTTCTCTCTACCTTTCAGCCCCTTCAGCCGCATCAGCCCACCCTCTCCACTTTCCAGCCCCTTCCCCAACACCACCAATCACCGCACCAAGTCCAGCCCTCCGCCCAAGCTGCCCGTCCACAGTCGCAGCCCTCACATCACCTACTGCAGTCCCAACACCAGCCGCAATCCCAGTCATCCCACCATAAACAATGCCACAGCCCGAGTCAGCCTCAGTCCCTCCCCCACTCTCTGTCTGACCCCACAGAGCACCACgagccgcctcctcctccacccctgcCCCCACCCTGTTCCCCTCCACCATTGCCAAGGCCCAGTCTGTCCAGGATGGACTCCAACCACATGAGTGTGAAGAGGCTGCGCTGGGAGCAGGTGGAAAATTCAGAGGGGACCATCTGGGGACAG CTGGGAGCAAATTCTGACTATGATAAACTGCATGACATGGTGAAGTATCTGGATCTGGAGCTCCACTTTGGGACACAGAAGAGCTCAA TGCCTGCTCCAGAGCCATCCCTCCAGTCAGAAACCTTCAAGAAGAAAGATGTGATAGAAATTCTGTCCCATAAAAAGGCTTACAATGCCT CCATCCTGATAGCCCACCTGAAGCTGTCTCCTGGGGAGCTGCGTCAGGTGCTGATGAACATGGCCACTGATAGGCTGGAGCCATCAcacatcaaacagctgctgctgtatgCCCCCGATGCAGAGGAGGTCAAAAAGTACGAAGAGTACAGGCAGGACCCCAGCAAATTGAGCGAACCAGACCAGTTTGTGTTGCAG ATGTTATCAGTGCCAGAGTACAAGACGCGCCTCCAGAGCCTCCTCTTCAAGTGCTCTCTacaggagaagacagaggagtTGCGGGGAGCATACGACTGTATCTACAAGGCCTCCATGGAGCTGAAGACCAGCAAGAAGCTAGCCAAGATACTAGAG TTTGTGCTGGCGATGGGAAACTACTTGAATAACAGCCAGCCTAAAACCAACAAGACGACAGGCTTCAAGATCAACTTCCTAACAGAG TTGAGCACAACTAAAACAGTGGACGGGAAGTCGACATTTCTGCACATCCTGGTCAAGTCGTTATGTCAACACTTTCCTGATGTGTTGGATTTTTCCAAAGATCTAACCATGGTTCCTCTTGCAGCCAAAG CAGTAAACCAGAGGACTATCACGTCAGATCTGAACGACCTTCATACAACCATCCAGGACATTCGCTCAGCCTGTCAGAAGATGCCTGCGACTGCTGAGGACCGTTTTGCTGTTGTCATGAGT AACTTTTTGGAAAACAGCCACCCAGCACTCCAGTCTCTGGAGTCCCTGCAACAGAGAGCGATGGAAGAATTCAGCAAAACTGCCTCTTACTTTGGAGAAGACAGCAAAGCCACCAACACAGAGGCCTTCTTTGGTATCTTTGCTGAGTTCATGAGCAAGTTTGAG AGAGCTCTTGGTGATCATCAGGCTGCAGAAAACCTGAAGAGCCCCAGGAGTCCACGAATGGCTTCCCCACTGGcctggtaa
- the grid2ipa gene encoding delphilin isoform X3: MGRDRSLSRHFRIFIPKKHRERFDEVVSQSLMSRLKGRSFSDPSRNRLRRSRSEDHPERLLVSTRASSVPRTHAEEGVVPPARGMRKTTSLIAGHSSGTTTNCRTVRVCKGNMSFGFTLRGHAPVWIDSVIPGSPADKAGLKPGDRILFLNGLDMRTSSHEKVVSMLQGSGAMPTLVVEDGPPTFTLAEQDLAGGGVPTERARSPALSSLQWVAEILPPSIRVQGRTFGQQLEHLLTIQEKYTICKALENFFQHRNVDTLIVDVFPVLDTPAKQVIWQFVYQLLTYEEQEHCQSKISRFLGYKPPVPPPPPPPPPPPEPEVAPEPHRRSSSMRVTGTTYRSSVRGRSSDDLVIGTHLGMGFRAEPVLETGMRLAPGERQSGDGTSLPETPNNLTNLSAVYAELENMYSAKRSKSLKSRPPPAPESLLDLEPPSRSASPTIHANTGSRKGPPPPTSWPEPLPSPPASQFYPSGLTSQTSGESNPYISLDSPPPSPPEPVDFPSSPPAHRSSKRRYTFSKPPRSEDTDRFLDALSEQLGQRVAIIDDFLTPENDYEEDIVQMGFPDEEDEDNEEELVVDEEENGGFVAPELSSPSDVQSSSGEENASSLTYSSSSDHIPPPPMTPPPPPPVQFNDPPPPPPAPAQAQPQQQQQQQQQQQLNYTPEHSPRTYVPIRRKSGPPPPPPPRSNPPPKRHSLHKVLPTKEDLQVHATIQELKAYQEQQVYQERQVYEEQQAYKERQVYEEQQAYKERQAYEKQKAFEEQQLFQEQQAYQEQQAYQEKIFKERQAYEEQKAYEEQKAFEEQQMYQEQQAYQDRQVYEQRQAYQEQKAYEQRQAYKEQKAFEELQAFQEQKAYEERKAYEERQVYEERQVYDERQVYEEQQAYQEQQMQQIYQSHHSMPAQPTQPKSHSPLPLQQLHQSLPPLPSPDSTHQHANHPLYMIRQAQQQQAHQSHHHRRQSRSAPPPHQPSPQPTAHPSQQGQYAEGIYQSHQGLRSHPHHSSAEMLHQMHQAPAHHSSAEMLHQLQQSQAHHSSAEMLQQMQQAHAHYSSSEMLHQIHKSKAHHSSTELLHQAQQMQQMQPHHSSTELLHQAHQMHRGQPHHSSTELLQQMHKPQAHHSSTELLHQVHQMHQPKPHHSSTELLHQAQQEPASLPVQLKRDSHSHQSRRSLKGHHQTQVSPQGRHQEQQIHQTHHPQPTKPSPQRPHSIQQTHHHASTPQIHHIHHMTPQPPPQDYQHQIHVIHPPQQPHRPQPLLSTFQPLQPHQPTLSTFQPLPQHHQSPHQVQPSAQAARPQSQPSHHLLQSQHQPQSQSSHHKQCHSPSQPQSLPHSLSDPTEHHEPPPPPPLPPPCSPPPLPRPSLSRMDSNHMSVKRLRWEQVENSEGTIWGQLGANSDYDKLHDMVKYLDLELHFGTQKSSMPAPEPSLQSETFKKKDVIEILSHKKAYNASILIAHLKLSPGELRQVLMNMATDRLEPSHIKQLLLYAPDAEEVKKYEEYRQDPSKLSEPDQFVLQMLSVPEYKTRLQSLLFKCSLQEKTEELRGAYDCIYKASMELKTSKKLAKILEFVLAMGNYLNNSQPKTNKTTGFKINFLTELSTTKTVDGKSTFLHILVKSLCQHFPDVLDFSKDLTMVPLAAKAVNQRTITSDLNDLHTTIQDIRSACQKMPATAEDRFAVVMSNFLENSHPALQSLESLQQRAMEEFSKTASYFGEDSKATNTEAFFGIFAEFMSKFERALGDHQAAENLKSPRSPRMASPLAW, translated from the exons ATGGGAAGGGATAGGAGCCTTTCCAGACACTTTCG GATCTTCATTCCCAAGAAGCACCGGGAGCGTTTTGACGAGGTGGTTTCCCAGAGCCTGATGAGCCGGCTCAAGGGGCGGAGCTTCAGTGACCCTAGCCGTAACCGCCTTCGCCGCAGCCGGAGTGAGGATCACCCTGAACGCCTTCTGGTCTCCACCCGCGCCAGCTCAGTGCCACGCACCCACGCAGAGGAAGGCGTGGTCCCCCCCGCCCGCGGCATGCGAAAGACCACCTCCCTCATAGCCGGCCACTCCAGTGGCACGACCACCAACTGCAG GACAGTGAGAGTGTGCAAGGGCAACATGAGTTTTGGCTTCACTCTTAGAGGCCATGCTCCAGTGTGGATCGATTCCGTCATCCCTG GCAGCCCAGCAGACAAGGCAGGTCTAAAACCAGGAGACCGTATCCTGTTTCTCAACGGACTGGACATGAG GACCTCCTCCCACGAGAAGGTGGTGTCCATGCTGCAGGGGAGTGGTGCCATGCCCACTCTGGTAGTGGAGGATGGTCCACCTACTTTCACCCTGGCAGAACAGGACCTCGCAGGGGGTGGTGTTCCCACAGAACGCGCCCGTTCCCCTGCGCTCAGCTCCCTGCAGTGGGTGGCAGAGATTCTGCCTCCCAGTATCAGGGTTCAGGGCCGCACCTTCGGACAGCAGCTGGAGCACCTGCTGACCATCCAGGAGAAGTATACTATCTGCAAGGCGTTGGAGAACTTCTTCCAGCACAG gaaTGTTGACACTCTGATCGTGGATGTGTTCCCGGTGCTGGATACTCCAGCCAAACAGGTGATCTGGCAGTTTGTTTACCAGTTGCTGACATACGAGGAACAGGAGCACTGCCAGAGCAAGATCTCCCGCTTCCTTGGATACAAACCACCAg ttccaccaccaccaccaccacctcccccaccTCCGGAGCCTGAGGTTGCCCCTGAACCCCACCGCCGTAGCAGCTCCATGAGGGTAACAGGGACCACGTACAGGAGCAGTGTGAGGGGACGTAGCTCTGATGACCTGGTCATTGGCACACACTTGGGCATGG GCTTCCGTGCAGAGCCAGTGCTGGAGACAGGGATGAGGTTGGCTCcaggagagagacagtcagGAGATGGTACCTCCCTACCTGAGACTCCTAACAATCTCACCAAT CTGTCAGCAGTGTACGCTGAACTGGAGAACATGTATTCAGCCAAGAGGTCCAAGTCTCTGAAGAGCCGCCCTCCTCCTGCCCCTGAGAGCTTGCTGGATCTGGAACCTCCTTCACGCTCAGCCTCCCCTACAATACATGCTAACACAG GTAGCCGTAAAggccccccaccccctacaTCCTGGCCGGAACCTCTCCCTAGCCCCCCTGCTTCCCAGTTCTACCCATCAGGCTTGACAAGCCAGACCAGTGGAGAGTCTAATCCCTACATCAGCTTGGACAGTCCCCCACCCTCACCTCCAGAGCCTGTTGATTTCCCATCTAGTCCCCCAGCCCATCGCAGCAGCAAGCGACGCTACACCTTCTCCAAACCACCCCGTTCAGAAGACACAGATCGCTTTCTGGATGCACTGAGTGAGCAGCTGGGACAGAGGGTGGCCATCATTGATGACTTTCTGACTCCTGAGAATGACTATGAGGAG GATATTGTGCAGATGGGCTTCCcagatgaggaagatgaggataATGAAGAAGAGTTAGTGgtggatgaagaagaaaatggaggaTTTGTGGCCCCAGAGCTGAGCAGCCCGAGTGACGTTCAAAGCAGCAGCGGAGAGGAGAATGCCTCCTCACTCACTTATTCCTCATCCTCTGACCACATCCCCCCTCCCCCGAtgactcctcctccacccccgCCTGTTCAGTTCAATGACCCGCCTCCCCCACCTCCAGCACCTGCACAGGCTCAGcctcagcagcaacagcagcagcagcagcagcaacagcttaACTACACCCCAGAACATTCCCCAAGAACATATGTGCCCATTCGCCGGAAATCTGgaccccctccaccacctccaccccgCAGTAACCCACCACCTAAACGCCACTCTCTCCACAAAGTGCTTCCCACAAAAGAGGACTTACAGGTTCATGCTACCATACAAGAGCTAAAAGCCTACCAAGAGCAACAAGTATACCAGGAGAGACAAGTCTATGAGGAGCAACAAGCATACAAGGAGAGACAAGTCTATGAGGAGCAACAAGCGTACAAGGAGAGGCAGGCGTATGAAAAACAGAAAGCCTTTGAAGAACAGCAACTGTTCCAGGAGCAGCAGGCCTACCAGGAACAACAAGCCTATCAGGAGAAAATCTTCAAAGAGAGACAAGCTTATGAAGAGCAGAAAGCATATGAGGAGCAAAAAGCTTTCGAAGAGCAACAAATGTACCAGGAGCAACAAGCCTATCAAGATAGACAAGTATACGAGCAACGTCAAGCCTACCAGGAACAAAAAGCGTACGAACAGCGTCAAGCCTACAAGGAGCAAAAAGCATTTGAAGAGCTCCAAGCCTTCCAGGAGCAAAAAGCCTATGAGGAGCGTAAAGCTTATGAGGAGCGCCAGGTCTACGAGGAGCGCCAGGTCTACGACGAGCGCCAGGTCTACGAGGAGCAACAAGCGTATCAAGAGCAACAGATGCAACAGATTTACCAGAGTCACCACTCGATGCCTGCCCAGCCAACACAGCCGAAATCCCACTCACCACTTCCCCTCCAACAACTGCACCAGTCCTTACCCCCACTCCCCTCTCCAGACTCCACCCATCAACACGCCAACCATCCCCTCTATATGATCCGCCAAGCACAGCAGCAACAGGCCCACCAGAGCCATCACCACCGACGGCAGTCTCGTTCAGCCCCTCCTCCACACCAGCCGTCACCCCAACCGACAGCCCACCCTAGTCAACAAGGTCAGTACGCTGAGGGCATCTACCAAAGTCATCAGGGCCTGAGATCCCACCCTCACCATTCTTCAGCGGAGATGCTCCACCAGATGCACCAAGCCCCAGCCCATCACTCCTCTGCCGAGATGCTCCACCAGTTGCAACAATCCCAGGCCCACCACTCATCTGCTGAGATGCTCCAGCAAATGCAGCAAGCCCATGCCCACTACTCATCTTCAGAAATGCTCCACCAGATCCACAAATCCAAGGCCCATCATTCTTCAACAGAGCTTCTGCACCAAGCTCAGCaaatgcagcagatgcagcCTCACCACTCCTCAACAGAACTTCTCCATCAAGCTCATCAGATGCATCGGGGTCAACCGCACCATTCGTCCACTGAGCTGCTCCAGCAAATGCACAAGCCCCAGGCCCACCActcctccacagagctgctccaTCAAGTCCATCAGATGCACCAACCCAAGCCCCATCACTCCTCCACGGAGCTTCTGCATCAAGCCCAGCAGGAGCCTGCCTCCCTCCCAGTTCAACTAAAACGGGACAGCCACTCACACCAGAGCCGCAGAAGTCTCAAAGGTCATCATCAAACCCAAGTGTCACCTCAAGGGAGACACCAAGAGCAGCAGATCCACCAAACCCATCACCCCCAGCCCACCAAACCCTCCCCCCAGAGACCCCACTCTATCCAGCAGACCCACCACCACGCCAGCACCCCTCAGATCCACCACATCCACCACATGACCCCACAGCCCCCTCCGCAGGATTACCAACACCAGATTCATGTCATCCACCCTCCCCAGCAGCCCCACAGGCCCCAGCCTCTTCTCTCTACCTTTCAGCCCCTTCAGCCGCATCAGCCCACCCTCTCCACTTTCCAGCCCCTTCCCCAACACCACCAATCACCGCACCAAGTCCAGCCCTCCGCCCAAGCTGCCCGTCCACAGTCGCAGCCCTCACATCACCTACTGCAGTCCCAACACCAGCCGCAATCCCAGTCATCCCACCATAAACAATGCCACAGCCCGAGTCAGCCTCAGTCCCTCCCCCACTCTCTGTCTGACCCCACAGAGCACCACgagccgcctcctcctccacccctgcCCCCACCCTGTTCCCCTCCACCATTGCCAAGGCCCAGTCTGTCCAGGATGGACTCCAACCACATGAGTGTGAAGAGGCTGCGCTGGGAGCAGGTGGAAAATTCAGAGGGGACCATCTGGGGACAG CTGGGAGCAAATTCTGACTATGATAAACTGCATGACATGGTGAAGTATCTGGATCTGGAGCTCCACTTTGGGACACAGAAGAGCTCAA TGCCTGCTCCAGAGCCATCCCTCCAGTCAGAAACCTTCAAGAAGAAAGATGTGATAGAAATTCTGTCCCATAAAAAGGCTTACAATGCCT CCATCCTGATAGCCCACCTGAAGCTGTCTCCTGGGGAGCTGCGTCAGGTGCTGATGAACATGGCCACTGATAGGCTGGAGCCATCAcacatcaaacagctgctgctgtatgCCCCCGATGCAGAGGAGGTCAAAAAGTACGAAGAGTACAGGCAGGACCCCAGCAAATTGAGCGAACCAGACCAGTTTGTGTTGCAG ATGTTATCAGTGCCAGAGTACAAGACGCGCCTCCAGAGCCTCCTCTTCAAGTGCTCTCTacaggagaagacagaggagtTGCGGGGAGCATACGACTGTATCTACAAGGCCTCCATGGAGCTGAAGACCAGCAAGAAGCTAGCCAAGATACTAGAG TTTGTGCTGGCGATGGGAAACTACTTGAATAACAGCCAGCCTAAAACCAACAAGACGACAGGCTTCAAGATCAACTTCCTAACAGAG TTGAGCACAACTAAAACAGTGGACGGGAAGTCGACATTTCTGCACATCCTGGTCAAGTCGTTATGTCAACACTTTCCTGATGTGTTGGATTTTTCCAAAGATCTAACCATGGTTCCTCTTGCAGCCAAAG CAGTAAACCAGAGGACTATCACGTCAGATCTGAACGACCTTCATACAACCATCCAGGACATTCGCTCAGCCTGTCAGAAGATGCCTGCGACTGCTGAGGACCGTTTTGCTGTTGTCATGAGT AACTTTTTGGAAAACAGCCACCCAGCACTCCAGTCTCTGGAGTCCCTGCAACAGAGAGCGATGGAAGAATTCAGCAAAACTGCCTCTTACTTTGGAGAAGACAGCAAAGCCACCAACACAGAGGCCTTCTTTGGTATCTTTGCTGAGTTCATGAGCAAGTTTGAG AGAGCTCTTGGTGATCATCAGGCTGCAGAAAACCTGAAGAGCCCCAGGAGTCCACGAATGGCTTCCCCACTGGcctggtaa